The following are encoded together in the Candidatus Methylomirabilis sp. genome:
- a CDS encoding ABC transporter ATP-binding protein, with protein sequence MAIPRLEARDVRLEYYQPRTGRRLTALDGISLEVMAGEFVSLIGPSGCGKTTFLNIVDGLLRPTGGEVLLDGQPVTGPGPDRAVVFQDPCLLPWRTVARNATYGLELQRRLTPETAERARAFVELVGLRGFEEYYPHELSGGMQQRVNLARALTIDPLILLMDEPFAALDAQTREVMQQELLTVWQQARKTVLFITHHINEAIYLSDRVVIFSSRPSRVKAVLRVDLPRPRPLALKRQPRFLELEDAAWKVIEEEVRTSMRADRVARPHD encoded by the coding sequence GTGGCCATCCCCAGGCTCGAGGCGCGCGACGTCCGGCTGGAGTACTACCAGCCCCGCACCGGGCGGCGGCTCACCGCCCTGGACGGGATCTCGCTGGAGGTGATGGCGGGGGAGTTCGTCAGCCTCATCGGGCCGAGCGGGTGCGGGAAAACGACCTTCCTGAACATCGTGGACGGGCTCCTCAGGCCGACGGGGGGCGAGGTCCTGTTGGACGGCCAGCCGGTGACCGGGCCCGGGCCGGACCGGGCCGTGGTCTTCCAGGATCCGTGCCTGCTGCCCTGGCGGACGGTGGCCCGCAATGCGACCTACGGCCTGGAACTCCAGCGGCGCCTCACCCCGGAGACCGCCGAGCGGGCCCGGGCCTTCGTGGAGCTGGTGGGCCTCCGGGGCTTCGAGGAGTACTACCCGCACGAGCTCTCGGGCGGGATGCAGCAGCGGGTCAACCTTGCCCGGGCGCTGACCATCGACCCGCTGATCCTCCTGATGGACGAGCCCTTCGCTGCCCTGGACGCCCAGACCCGTGAGGTGATGCAGCAGGAGCTGCTCACGGTCTGGCAGCAGGCGCGCAAGACGGTCCTCTTCATCACCCACCACATCAACGAGGCGATCTATCTCTCGGACCGGGTCGTGATCTTCTCCTCGCGGCCCAGTCGGGTGAAGGCGGTGCTCCGGGTGGACCTGCCGCGGCCGCGGCCGCTGGCACTGAAGCGGCAGCCGCGGTTCCTGGAGCTGGAGGACGCCGCCTGGAAGGTCATCGAGGAGGAGGTCCGGACGAGCATGCGGGCG